AAATAGCGATCGCCTAGATCGCTACTTATCTCAAGAGTTATCAGATTTATCCCGTTCTCGCATCCAGCAGTTAATAGAACAGGGTCATGTTCAAATTAATGACAAGATTTGCACATCTAAAAAGATTAACCTGAAAACAGGCGATCGCATTACCCTGGAACTTCCCACCATTCAACCTTTAGAAGTAATCGCAGAAGATATTCCCCTAGACATCCTCTACGAAGACGACGAACTCATCATTCTCAATAAACCCGCAGGTTTAGTAGTCCACCCCGCACCCGGACATCCTGACGGGACTCTAGTTAATGCCATATTGGCACACTGTCCCAACTTACCAGGAATCGGTGGCGTGCAACGTCCGGGAATTGTCCATCGTTTAGATAAAGATACAACAGGAGCAATTGCGATCGCCAAAACAGACCTAGCTTACCAACACCTACAAGCGCAACTACAAGCAAAAACCGCCAGAAGAGAATATTTAGGACTAATTTACGGTGTTCCCAAAACAGAAACCGGAATTATAGATTTACCTATTGGACGCAATCCCCAAGACCGTAAAAAAATGGCTATTGTTTCTATAGAAGATGGTGGACGCAACGCCATTACTCATTGGCGTGTAAAAGAACGGTTTGGCAACTACACCTTAATTCACTTCCAACTAGAAACAGGACGCACCCATCAAATTCGCGTTCACAGCGCCAAAATGGGTCATCCCATCGTCGGCGACCCCATTTATAGTTCAGGTCATTCCCTGGGTGTAAATTTGCCGGGACAAGCATTACACGCTTGGAAACTCCAGCTACAACATCCCGTTTCTGGGGAGTTAGTCGCAGTCACAGCACCCCTTCCCCGCAGCTTGACAACTTTACTGGAAGTCCTGCGCCGTCGTAGTGGTATTTATTAAGAATTCCTGAAAAAATAGCCATTTAGTCTCATTTTGTGAGTTTTACCTTTGGAAAAATTTATATCCCCCCAGGGGGGAAAAAAAAGAAAATTTCCCAAATATTTAGAAATGTAAATTTAACATTCCTTAACAAAAATTATAAAACTCACATAGAAGCTAAAAAAAGCTTTGGTGTAGTTATATCAAGAGTTTACAGCAAAATTAAAACAGTCTTTAACCGCCGAGTATTGCGATTTTTTGCAAAAAATATAAAGTTATGTAACGTAAATATAAGAATTTTCTCAGCTATACCCCTTATATAGGAAGGATTTGAGCCTTATCTTAGGCTATGATCTCATTTATTCATAATTTGTAACGAATAAAGACTCTATAGCATTGTATAAACATAAAC
The DNA window shown above is from Anabaena sp. WA102 and carries:
- a CDS encoding RluA family pseudouridine synthase, with protein sequence MSAINSIQVTENSDRLDRYLSQELSDLSRSRIQQLIEQGHVQINDKICTSKKINLKTGDRITLELPTIQPLEVIAEDIPLDILYEDDELIILNKPAGLVVHPAPGHPDGTLVNAILAHCPNLPGIGGVQRPGIVHRLDKDTTGAIAIAKTDLAYQHLQAQLQAKTARREYLGLIYGVPKTETGIIDLPIGRNPQDRKKMAIVSIEDGGRNAITHWRVKERFGNYTLIHFQLETGRTHQIRVHSAKMGHPIVGDPIYSSGHSLGVNLPGQALHAWKLQLQHPVSGELVAVTAPLPRSLTTLLEVLRRRSGIY